The window CGCCCTGCAAAATGTAACAGAAAGTTTATTAATAGTAAAAAATATCCCCAAAAAAGAAGCAGAAGAAAAGGGCTTTGAATTTCTGCACACAGTAGGAATGGAAGACAAAGCCAATGAATATCCTTCCCGGCTTTCGGGAGGCCAGCAGCAGAGGGTAGGCATAGCCCGGGCCCTGGCTGTGGATCCCCAGGTGATGCTGTTTGATGAACCAACCAGTGCCCTCGATCCCGAATGGGTGGCAGAAGTTCTGGATGTAATCAAGCGTATTGCCGGGAACGGGATGACCATGATTCTGGTGTCCCACGAAATGCGTTTTGTAAGTGAAGTAGCCAACAGGGTGATCCTGCTGGACGGCGGAAATATTGTCGAGGACGGTAAACCCGAACAGGTGTTTAATCATCCTGAACACGAGAGAACCCGGCAATTTCTGCAGAAAAACCGCGATTTTGAAGTGGTTTGGTAGTATTTTGGAGGAATATAATGAGCAA is drawn from Leadbettera azotonutricia ZAS-9 and contains these coding sequences:
- a CDS encoding amino acid ABC transporter ATP-binding protein gives rise to the protein MSILDIKNLSKSFGSNQVLKGVDLRINKGEIVSIIGPSGTGKTTLLRTINWLEKPDSGSITLDDVTVYAETAKKVDIHRLRSKSSMVFQHYNLFKNKTALQNVTESLLIVKNIPKKEAEEKGFEFLHTVGMEDKANEYPSRLSGGQQQRVGIARALAVDPQVMLFDEPTSALDPEWVAEVLDVIKRIAGNGMTMILVSHEMRFVSEVANRVILLDGGNIVEDGKPEQVFNHPEHERTRQFLQKNRDFEVVW